A single genomic interval of Eurosta solidaginis isolate ZX-2024a chromosome 3, ASM4086904v1, whole genome shotgun sequence harbors:
- the LOC137246202 gene encoding uncharacterized protein encodes MVRIRGLRCAVATDNHKLQQPVTYIKNQHLVEFVRKRRIDYRSEDPVCKKCAEELERIYLIKLARAKEKKREQAERSVEVSSVTDPDETHPPRPLTKSTSSTTASGTSAGNETQQLNTSESTLDEGPSTSAAAAVARKSREQALKRRHVVADDDDDYVPSPNVTNGTRLPHIQPIPKRRRFVHANPDVLNIYMAGLTGG; translated from the coding sequence atggtACGAATACGTGGACTTCGATGTGCTGTGGCCACGGACAACCACAAGTTACAACAACCGGTTACATACATAAAAAATCAGCATCTAGTTGAATTTGTACGGAAACGACGTATTGACTATCGATCTGAAGATCCAGTATGTAAGAAATGTGCAGAAGAATTGGAGCGTATTTATTTGATAAAGTTGGCACGAGCAAAGGAAAAGAAGCGAGAACAAGCGGAAAGATCGGTTGAAGTGTCTTCAGTGACAGATCCAGATGAAACACATCCACCTCGGCCGTTGACAAAAAGTACATCGTCAACAACAGCGAGCGGAACATCAGCTGGAAATGAAACTCAACAGCTCAATACCTCAGAGTCAACACTTGATGAGGGACCTTCAACAAGTGCAGCGGCAGCAGTAGCTAGAAAAAGTAGAGAGCAAGCACTTAAAAGGCGGCATGTTGTGGCAGATGATGATGACGACTATGTACCAAGTCCGAATGTTACGAATGGTACACGACTGCCACACATTCAGCCGATACCCAAACGAAGAAGATTCGTACATGCAAATCCTGATGTGTTGAATATTTATATGGCGGGTCTAACTGGAGGATAA